From the genome of Spirosomataceae bacterium TFI 002, one region includes:
- a CDS encoding UDP-N-acetylmuramoylalanyl-D-glutamate--2,6-diaminopimelate ligase, with protein sequence MLLSDILYTVSLKAVSGKTDFEINNIQFDSRKVDQDSLFVAIPGTQVDGHTFIEGVLEKGCKAILCEVLPADLKEGVTYVQVDNSAKAMGISASNFYGNPSSKLSLVGVTGTNGKTSIASMLFGLFRNLGYQCGLLSTVANQIEDEIIPSTHTTPDSVEINKLLAVMLKRGCTHVFMEVSSHAVVMERIAGLSFIGGIFTNITQDHLDFHKTFDEYIKAKKGFFDHLPKTAFALTNADDKNGKVMLQNSKANKSSYTLRGIGTFKGKIQDCGLFGLQMEINGAEVWFKLIGRFNAYNLLAVYGAAILLGENEEEVLTQLSLIKPPAGRFEQVISKDGIVGIVDYAHTPDALKNVLETIVDLHEETGQIITVVGCGGNRDKGKRPQMAKIASELSTKAIFTSDNPRNEDPAEILKEMHAGVPITKQRKVLSIADRREAIRTAVMFAQPGDIILIAGKGHEDYQEINGVKHHFDDKEELLSIFGTL encoded by the coding sequence ATGCTACTTAGCGATATACTTTACACCGTTTCCCTCAAAGCTGTTTCTGGTAAAACTGATTTTGAGATTAATAATATTCAATTTGATAGTCGGAAAGTAGATCAGGATTCTCTTTTTGTAGCAATACCTGGTACTCAAGTAGATGGTCATACTTTTATAGAAGGGGTTTTGGAGAAAGGCTGTAAAGCTATTCTATGTGAGGTATTACCTGCTGATTTAAAAGAAGGGGTGACTTATGTTCAAGTAGATAACTCAGCCAAAGCGATGGGTATATCTGCTTCTAATTTTTATGGTAACCCATCTTCTAAGTTGAGCTTGGTAGGTGTAACGGGTACAAACGGAAAAACATCCATTGCTTCTATGCTTTTTGGCCTGTTCAGAAACTTGGGCTATCAATGCGGTTTGTTATCTACTGTAGCAAATCAAATAGAAGATGAAATAATTCCTTCAACACATACTACTCCAGACTCAGTTGAGATTAATAAGTTGCTTGCAGTAATGCTCAAGCGAGGTTGCACGCATGTATTTATGGAAGTTAGCTCTCATGCCGTTGTTATGGAGCGAATTGCAGGATTGAGTTTTATAGGTGGGATATTCACAAATATCACGCAAGACCATTTAGATTTTCACAAGACATTTGACGAGTATATCAAAGCTAAAAAAGGTTTTTTTGATCATTTGCCCAAAACTGCTTTTGCACTTACCAATGCCGATGATAAGAATGGCAAAGTAATGCTTCAAAACTCGAAAGCTAATAAGTCTTCTTATACGCTAAGAGGCATTGGGACTTTCAAAGGTAAAATACAAGACTGTGGACTATTTGGCCTACAAATGGAAATAAATGGTGCGGAGGTTTGGTTTAAGCTTATAGGGCGGTTCAATGCTTATAATCTTTTAGCGGTATATGGAGCAGCGATTCTTTTAGGCGAAAATGAGGAGGAGGTTTTGACACAACTTTCTTTGATAAAGCCACCAGCAGGTCGATTTGAGCAAGTGATATCTAAAGATGGTATTGTTGGAATCGTGGACTACGCTCACACTCCAGATGCCCTCAAGAACGTACTAGAAACTATTGTTGACTTGCACGAAGAAACAGGGCAAATAATAACCGTTGTAGGTTGTGGAGGTAACAGAGATAAAGGTAAGCGACCTCAAATGGCGAAAATCGCGAGTGAGTTAAGCACCAAAGCAATTTTTACAAGTGACAACCCTCGAAATGAAGACCCAGCCGAGATTTTGAAAGAAATGCATGCTGGTGTTCCCATTACCAAGCAAAGGAAAGTGCTTTCAATAGCTGATAGGCGTGAAGCAATTCGTACAGCAGTGATGTTTGCTCAACCTGGCGACATTATTCTTATTGCTGGCAAGGGACACGAGGACTATCAAGAAATTAATGGTGTAAAGCATCATTTCGATGATAAGGAAGAACTCTTATCCATTTTTGGCACATTGTAA
- a CDS encoding Signal transduction histidine kinase — protein sequence MRKVIIFLLLSISHVYSQGFDFRFYSSEDGLPTTDIRDLNIDKKGFIWFNLNGLYRFDGNKFLGDQQTANSIFGKLDKESKLVLFENQAYLIKDRYLNILNTVTGVTSRFSLDKINVQNFKVDYQGLNSDSKGNIYVTTSNLNHHKARLYRFTGNDYVFIHEFEDFSANKLDLKFDYEVDSKGNIYYNNIDKKSVTYFNPSTKEKKSFSTADLVFFSFIARSNEQMYWVCNNLVFEIGRDGLIPSKVNEHLDKISANLIRSILVQENGDIWLSGGERELLFFNNQKNTLTSYKSAVYNHVSGIVDLLQLVSDRGGNIWIQTYRGLLKITPKLNFFDSYFKDQKPICNGDCSFRGFTEDPEGNIYAGFYNNIATISPTGETNNTLTPNLVRSHFDILYSNNQMLLENADILDLKTKRAHNIFKTSIHSSDLGIYTSDTKGNIWYANVRDFYQVDVKNKKLDKQWVYSGDDFKIEDIKYDKTRNLVWIATGTSLFKYSVSTKRVEEVNPQLFRNNKLNIKSLELDRGEILWLATDEGLVKYDLLKGTYKIYTTKDGLCSNFTIGILSEADSCLWISTNNGLTRFSKSNERFINFFEEEGIAKNEFNRRSFYKAKNGKMFFGGVKGVTSFFPKEVMEKYQTSQKLKTVNLASYSYYDSHKDSTFSNYFVSDVQSFEMESYFNNYTFTFSTLDFREENSLRYRYMLEGFDNSWSEPQKNASITFNSLPAGNYTLRIKAIDINNRALSSDLILSIKIYPPWYWSWWAILIYIAIGLLLLAYLFKYFKKNLENKQATVLKLKEAEQAKVLENFKSRFFTNITHEFRTPLTVILGMADNLKANLRSEDQHTLSLLEANSQKLLLFVNQLLDLSKLENASYEIALIQGDIVKHSKEVLESFAYHLANSSKKRFAFESSSNELIMDFDRDIIQKALINLVGNAFKFTQEGDEITVKLKQKENFLLITISDTGTGINTDKIPFIFDRFYQAGKNENVRPSRVGSGVGLAHTQELITLLNGTIEVKSSIGKGTSFIIKLPIQNNASFVKKGFISPQIKPAQEIAKSTFEVFEEDSQKKNLLIVEDDADLAQYLTSILNPIYNIQVARNGQEGVNLALANIPDLIISDVMMPIKDGFELCDELKNNILTSHIPLTLLTAKSSSASRLEGLRYGANAYLSKPFVKEELLLVQQNLLNLRTENKEKYNNETIVIENEVDQKFLKDLKEVVSENLANDSFGQKELGEKIGMSHSQLYRKLNGLLDTTPGNYIKTERLKLAANLLQTTSKNISEIAFEVGFSDAAYFTKTFKQEYKKSPSAFRKLAQSNE from the coding sequence TTGAGAAAAGTAATTATTTTCCTTCTCCTTTCCATTTCACATGTATATTCTCAAGGATTCGACTTTCGATTCTACTCTTCGGAAGACGGATTACCAACCACTGATATTAGAGATTTAAATATTGACAAAAAGGGCTTCATATGGTTTAATCTCAACGGCCTTTATAGATTCGACGGCAATAAGTTTTTAGGAGATCAACAAACAGCGAATTCAATCTTTGGCAAATTGGACAAAGAGTCCAAGCTGGTGCTTTTTGAAAACCAAGCATACTTAATTAAAGATCGTTACTTAAACATACTAAATACAGTCACAGGAGTTACGAGTAGATTTTCACTCGATAAGATAAACGTTCAAAATTTCAAGGTTGATTATCAAGGTTTAAATAGTGATTCAAAAGGTAATATCTACGTCACGACATCCAATTTGAACCATCACAAGGCTCGTCTTTATAGGTTCACTGGAAATGACTATGTTTTCATCCATGAATTTGAAGACTTTAGTGCCAACAAGTTAGATTTGAAATTTGATTATGAGGTTGACAGCAAAGGAAATATCTATTATAATAACATAGATAAAAAATCAGTAACCTACTTCAATCCCTCAACCAAGGAAAAGAAAAGTTTCTCAACAGCCGACCTTGTATTTTTCAGCTTCATTGCTAGATCGAATGAGCAAATGTATTGGGTATGCAATAATCTAGTTTTTGAAATCGGGCGAGATGGACTAATTCCCTCAAAGGTTAATGAACACTTAGATAAGATTTCTGCAAATCTTATAAGAAGCATTTTAGTACAAGAGAACGGGGACATTTGGCTTTCTGGAGGAGAAAGAGAATTGCTTTTTTTCAACAACCAAAAGAATACCTTAACAAGCTATAAATCTGCTGTATACAACCATGTTTCCGGAATTGTTGACTTATTGCAATTGGTCAGTGACCGAGGTGGTAATATATGGATACAGACTTACCGGGGTTTGCTAAAAATCACCCCCAAACTAAACTTTTTCGATTCTTACTTTAAAGATCAAAAACCAATTTGTAACGGGGATTGTAGCTTCAGAGGCTTTACAGAAGACCCAGAGGGTAATATATATGCAGGTTTCTACAATAACATAGCAACGATTTCACCAACTGGCGAAACGAATAATACATTAACTCCTAATTTAGTAAGGTCTCACTTTGACATTCTTTATAGCAACAATCAAATGTTACTTGAGAATGCTGATATTCTAGATTTAAAAACAAAAAGAGCACACAACATATTCAAAACTAGCATTCACTCAAGTGATCTAGGGATTTATACCAGCGATACAAAAGGAAATATTTGGTATGCAAATGTTCGGGATTTCTACCAAGTCGACGTTAAGAATAAAAAACTCGATAAGCAATGGGTATACTCAGGTGATGATTTCAAGATTGAAGACATTAAGTATGACAAAACCCGAAACCTTGTTTGGATTGCGACCGGAACGAGTCTTTTCAAATACTCTGTTTCAACCAAAAGAGTGGAAGAGGTAAATCCTCAACTTTTCAGGAATAATAAACTAAATATTAAAAGTCTTGAATTGGATAGAGGTGAAATCTTGTGGCTAGCTACAGATGAAGGTTTAGTTAAATATGACCTTCTCAAAGGGACTTACAAAATTTACACGACGAAAGATGGCCTCTGCAGTAATTTTACAATTGGTATTCTTTCCGAAGCCGATTCGTGTCTTTGGATAAGTACAAATAATGGGTTGACAAGGTTTAGTAAAAGCAATGAGCGATTTATAAACTTCTTTGAAGAAGAAGGAATAGCGAAAAACGAGTTTAACCGCAGGTCTTTTTATAAAGCCAAAAACGGCAAAATGTTCTTTGGAGGCGTAAAAGGAGTAACAAGCTTTTTCCCTAAAGAAGTAATGGAAAAGTATCAAACTTCGCAAAAACTTAAGACAGTAAATCTTGCCTCTTATTCATATTACGACTCTCACAAAGACAGTACATTTTCAAATTACTTTGTGTCCGATGTTCAAAGTTTCGAAATGGAGAGTTACTTCAACAACTACACTTTCACTTTTTCGACATTAGACTTTCGTGAGGAGAACTCTTTGAGATACAGATACATGCTGGAGGGCTTTGACAATTCTTGGTCAGAACCTCAGAAAAATGCAAGTATTACTTTCAACTCCCTCCCTGCTGGCAATTATACCCTTCGTATAAAAGCAATAGACATTAACAACAGAGCTTTAAGCAGTGATTTAATATTATCCATAAAAATTTACCCTCCTTGGTACTGGTCATGGTGGGCAATTTTGATTTATATAGCAATAGGTCTTTTACTCTTGGCTTACTTGTTCAAGTATTTTAAAAAGAACCTAGAAAATAAACAAGCGACTGTATTAAAACTGAAAGAAGCAGAACAAGCCAAAGTCCTCGAAAATTTTAAATCTCGCTTTTTTACCAATATTACCCATGAATTCAGAACGCCACTTACTGTTATCTTGGGTATGGCAGATAACTTAAAAGCCAACCTTAGATCTGAGGACCAGCATACATTAAGCCTTCTAGAAGCCAATAGTCAGAAACTCCTCTTATTTGTAAATCAACTTTTGGACCTCTCTAAATTAGAAAATGCTTCTTACGAAATCGCTTTAATCCAAGGGGACATTGTCAAGCACTCTAAAGAAGTTTTAGAAAGCTTCGCGTATCATTTGGCTAACTCATCAAAGAAGCGATTCGCATTTGAAAGTAGTAGCAATGAGCTCATAATGGATTTTGATAGAGATATCATTCAAAAAGCACTCATTAACCTTGTGGGAAATGCTTTTAAATTTACCCAAGAAGGAGATGAAATAACTGTAAAGCTTAAACAAAAAGAAAACTTTCTGCTCATTACTATAAGCGATACAGGGACTGGAATTAATACTGATAAAATTCCATTCATTTTCGACAGGTTTTACCAAGCTGGAAAAAACGAAAATGTACGCCCTTCCAGAGTAGGTTCTGGTGTAGGTCTTGCTCATACACAAGAATTGATAACACTACTTAATGGAACCATCGAAGTAAAAAGCTCGATAGGAAAGGGAACTTCATTTATAATAAAATTACCAATTCAAAACAATGCATCCTTTGTCAAAAAAGGATTTATTAGCCCCCAAATAAAACCAGCTCAAGAAATTGCTAAATCAACTTTTGAAGTTTTTGAAGAAGACAGCCAAAAGAAAAATCTCCTAATTGTGGAAGACGACGCAGACTTGGCTCAATACTTAACGAGTATTCTAAATCCAATATATAATATACAAGTTGCTAGAAACGGCCAAGAGGGAGTAAACTTAGCATTGGCAAACATTCCAGACCTTATTATTAGTGATGTCATGATGCCTATAAAAGATGGGTTTGAATTGTGCGACGAACTGAAAAACAATATTCTAACCAGCCATATTCCACTTACCTTGCTTACTGCTAAATCGTCTTCTGCTTCTCGTCTTGAAGGCTTGAGGTATGGAGCAAACGCTTACCTCTCTAAGCCATTTGTAAAAGAAGAGCTTTTATTGGTTCAGCAAAACCTGCTTAACCTACGGACAGAAAACAAAGAAAAGTACAACAATGAAACCATTGTTATTGAAAACGAAGTAGATCAAAAATTCCTAAAAGATTTAAAAGAAGTCGTATCGGAAAACTTAGCGAACGATTCTTTTGGCCAAAAAGAACTAGGAGAAAAAATAGGCATGAGTCACTCTCAACTTTACAGAAAACTCAATGGCTTGCTTGACACCACACCAGGAAATTATATTAAAACCGAAAGGCTTAAACTAGCTGCTAACCTTTTACAAACAACTTCAAAAAACATATCTGAAATTGCTTTTGAGGTTGGTTTCTCTGATGCTGCCTACTTTACAAAAACTTTTAAACAAGAATATAAGAAATCACCATCGGCTTTTAGAAAGCTAGCCCAAAGCAACGAATAA
- a CDS encoding LytTr DNA-binding domain-containing protein, giving the protein MNKRKSLHLGSRTFLDAHEIVFLYSHGNYTKVHMPSGEVITVSTTLGIIGTRLPDEKFVRVHRSCIINLDYMADLNTTNIVLSNSVKINISRRKRTEVKLKIKNAIKPKKRLTKASSKSKLVETKTAISA; this is encoded by the coding sequence ATGAATAAGCGTAAATCACTTCACCTCGGGAGCAGAACTTTTTTAGATGCACACGAAATAGTATTTCTTTATAGCCATGGAAATTACACTAAAGTGCACATGCCCTCTGGTGAAGTAATTACGGTCTCTACCACTCTTGGAATCATAGGGACGCGATTACCCGACGAAAAATTTGTAAGAGTACACAGGTCATGTATAATCAATCTAGATTATATGGCAGACCTTAATACCACAAACATTGTATTATCCAATTCTGTAAAAATTAATATTAGCAGAAGAAAACGCACTGAGGTAAAGCTAAAAATCAAAAATGCTATTAAGCCTAAAAAAAGACTCACTAAGGCTTCTAGCAAATCAAAACTAGTGGAAACCAAGACAGCAATAAGTGCTTAA
- a CDS encoding Membrane protein involved in the export of O-antigen and teichoic acid, which produces MSLFKKLAGDTVLYGLSSIVGRLLNWLLVIVHTRIFEQPKLLSDNALLYTYVIPLNVIYTFGMETAFFRFASKKEHRNDYFNIILTFILLLGGTLSTLIILGASPIIEELGYPGKERLIYWLAIIILTDAVTAIAFVKLRAQNRAKKFVSIKLISIFINIGLNAFYLMFCNYILQGFILPDWKPFAEYFYNPAIGPDYIIWANYVASVITLLLLWKEYANFKFTFNWEKLKPVINYAYPLLILGLAGTINLTADRLMFRSLLPDGFYPGLTTDDAFSIYAQCYKLSIFMTLVVQAYRYAADPFFFSKMGDKNSPYMIGLSTKWFTIACIVLWVFVSINLDWIKLLLGESYRSGVVIVPILLLANLFIGVYGNISIWYKLTDRTKIGTYITLGGMSLTIVLNIILIPIYGYIGCAITFAISSFLMTAACYYLGQKHYPVPYELKRIVNYLLLGAVAIGITYFLKFESMAVSILFHTIIIVVVVGIIYMKEKNGFRSKAN; this is translated from the coding sequence ATGAGTTTATTCAAAAAACTAGCAGGTGATACCGTACTTTATGGCTTAAGTAGCATTGTGGGTAGGCTGCTCAATTGGTTACTTGTAATCGTGCATACGAGAATTTTTGAACAACCGAAACTTCTTTCGGACAATGCCTTACTTTATACATATGTGATTCCACTCAATGTCATTTATACATTTGGAATGGAGACTGCGTTCTTTCGCTTTGCTTCAAAAAAAGAGCATAGAAACGACTACTTCAATATCATATTGACTTTCATTTTATTGCTAGGAGGTACACTTTCAACCTTGATTATTTTAGGTGCTTCGCCTATAATTGAGGAGTTGGGATATCCCGGTAAAGAGCGGTTAATCTATTGGCTGGCAATAATTATTCTGACTGATGCTGTTACAGCCATAGCTTTTGTGAAACTGAGAGCACAGAATAGGGCTAAGAAATTTGTTAGCATTAAACTCATTAGCATTTTTATAAATATTGGGCTCAATGCCTTTTATCTCATGTTTTGCAATTACATTTTGCAAGGCTTTATTCTGCCCGATTGGAAACCATTTGCTGAGTACTTCTACAATCCAGCCATTGGTCCAGATTACATCATTTGGGCAAATTATGTGGCGAGTGTAATTACATTGCTTTTATTATGGAAAGAGTATGCGAATTTCAAGTTCACCTTCAATTGGGAGAAACTTAAGCCAGTAATCAATTATGCATATCCCCTTTTGATTTTAGGACTGGCTGGTACGATCAACCTTACAGCGGATAGGTTGATGTTCCGTTCATTACTACCTGATGGTTTTTACCCCGGACTTACAACCGACGATGCTTTCTCCATTTATGCTCAATGCTACAAGCTGTCAATTTTCATGACATTGGTGGTACAGGCTTATAGATATGCTGCGGACCCATTTTTCTTTTCCAAAATGGGGGACAAAAATTCACCGTACATGATAGGCTTGAGCACTAAATGGTTCACAATCGCCTGTATCGTCCTTTGGGTTTTTGTATCTATCAACTTGGATTGGATCAAGCTGCTTTTAGGAGAGAGTTATAGGTCAGGAGTTGTGATCGTGCCTATTCTACTTTTAGCAAATCTGTTCATTGGTGTTTACGGCAATATTTCTATTTGGTATAAATTAACGGATCGCACGAAAATAGGAACTTACATTACATTAGGAGGGATGTCTCTTACCATCGTTTTAAACATTATTTTGATTCCAATCTATGGTTACATTGGATGTGCCATAACTTTTGCAATCAGCTCATTCTTGATGACTGCTGCCTGTTATTATTTAGGACAAAAGCATTATCCTGTACCCTATGAACTTAAAAGAATAGTAAACTATCTGCTTTTGGGTGCTGTGGCAATAGGGATTACCTATTTCTTAAAATTTGAGTCAATGGCTGTTTCTATCTTGTTTCACACCATTATCATAGTAGTAGTGGTAGGGATTATTTACATGAAAGAGAAGAATGGTTTTCGGTCTAAGGCGAATTGA
- a CDS encoding Cysteine-rich domain-containing protein, with amino-acid sequence MTETYQVPTMAEMAAKGEQPEILFWVGCAGSFDDRYKKVTIAFVKILNKLKINFAVLGTEEACTGDPARRAGNEFTFQMLAQQNIQVLNGYGVQKIVTACPHCFNTLKNEYPELGGEYEVIHHSQFLQQLINDGRLSVGGGSFKGQKITFHDSCYLGRANDVYEAPRDVIKALDAELIEMKRCKTKGLCCGAGGAQMFKEPEAGKKDINIERIEEALDTGAQTIAVGCPFCMTMMSDGVKNKEREHEVKIYDLAELLLKDLE; translated from the coding sequence ATGACAGAAACTTACCAAGTACCAACAATGGCCGAAATGGCTGCAAAAGGAGAGCAACCAGAAATTCTTTTTTGGGTTGGCTGTGCCGGATCATTTGATGATAGGTATAAAAAAGTGACCATTGCGTTTGTGAAAATTCTCAATAAACTGAAAATCAACTTTGCGGTTCTTGGTACTGAGGAAGCTTGTACAGGCGATCCTGCACGTAGAGCAGGGAACGAATTTACTTTTCAAATGCTCGCACAGCAGAACATACAAGTATTGAATGGTTACGGTGTTCAAAAAATTGTCACTGCTTGTCCGCATTGTTTCAATACACTTAAAAATGAATACCCGGAGTTAGGTGGAGAGTACGAGGTTATTCATCACTCCCAGTTTCTACAGCAGTTGATAAATGATGGTCGCCTTTCGGTAGGGGGAGGGAGTTTCAAAGGACAGAAGATAACTTTTCACGATTCTTGTTACTTGGGTAGAGCTAATGATGTATACGAAGCTCCGCGTGATGTTATCAAAGCCTTGGATGCTGAACTCATAGAAATGAAGCGATGCAAAACCAAAGGTTTGTGTTGTGGTGCTGGAGGTGCACAAATGTTCAAAGAACCTGAGGCTGGGAAAAAAGATATCAATATAGAAAGGATTGAAGAAGCTTTAGATACTGGTGCTCAAACCATTGCAGTTGGTTGTCCATTTTGTATGACAATGATGAGCGACGGCGTAAAAAATAAAGAGAGAGAACACGAGGTTAAAATCTATGATTTGGCAGAACTTTTGCTAAAAGATTTAGAGTGA